One segment of Alistipes finegoldii DSM 17242 DNA contains the following:
- a CDS encoding outer membrane beta-barrel protein: MKTSKYQVLKTIALCVVLLAAARTGKAQIFPNSYINVDWQVGVPLGSAYADKASGWGMNFEGGYFITPSVSVGPFISYQTNLSSIPRQTLDLGDGSALTVNQKHGSFQLPFGVTGRYTWLPDSVFQPYAGLKLGANYAEFSSYYYVIKQYTDTWGFYLSPEIGVSIFPRPDYRFGFHVALYYSYATNSGDILTYSVNNLNNFGIRVGISF, from the coding sequence ATGAAAACATCGAAATATCAGGTTCTCAAAACCATCGCACTCTGTGTCGTGCTGCTCGCAGCCGCGCGTACGGGCAAGGCGCAGATTTTCCCCAACTCCTACATCAACGTCGACTGGCAGGTAGGCGTGCCGCTGGGCAGCGCCTATGCCGACAAGGCGTCGGGATGGGGCATGAACTTCGAAGGCGGCTACTTCATCACGCCGTCGGTCTCCGTAGGTCCCTTCATCTCCTACCAGACCAACCTTTCGAGCATTCCGCGCCAGACGCTCGATCTGGGCGACGGCTCGGCCCTGACCGTCAATCAGAAACACGGCTCGTTCCAGCTGCCGTTCGGCGTCACGGGACGCTACACATGGCTTCCGGACAGCGTATTCCAGCCCTATGCGGGTCTGAAGCTGGGCGCCAACTATGCAGAATTCTCGTCCTATTACTACGTAATCAAGCAGTACACCGACACGTGGGGATTCTACCTCTCGCCCGAAATCGGCGTTAGCATCTTCCCGCGTCCGGACTACCGCTTCGGTTTCCACGTGGCGCTCTACTACAGCTACGCCACCAACAGCGGCGATATCCTGACCTACTCGGTAAACAACCTCAACAACTTCGGCATACGCGTCGGTATATCGTTCTGA
- a CDS encoding DUF4136 domain-containing protein — translation MTVKKLRYLAFALTAVAFCACQKEPSTSSLHKDYLVYTAHDTDADFAAFDTYYIPDSILLIGSADKTEYWKDANALEIVNTVVGRMNAAGYTRTDDKDAANLGLQLSYVQKVTYFVGYDYPYWWWYYPYYWTPGYWGDWAGWHYPYSVYYGYTAGSLLVEMMNLEADQESGKKLPVIWDSFIGGLLTSSEELNQQRTVDAVQQAFDQSPYLKK, via the coding sequence ATGACCGTGAAAAAATTACGCTACCTTGCATTCGCACTCACAGCAGTTGCGTTTTGCGCGTGCCAGAAAGAGCCCTCGACATCGAGTCTCCACAAAGATTATCTGGTCTACACCGCTCACGACACCGACGCCGATTTCGCCGCCTTCGACACCTACTACATTCCCGACAGCATCCTGCTGATCGGCTCCGCCGACAAGACGGAATACTGGAAAGACGCCAATGCGCTGGAGATCGTCAATACCGTCGTAGGACGCATGAACGCCGCAGGCTACACCCGTACCGACGACAAAGATGCGGCCAATCTCGGCCTGCAGCTCAGCTATGTGCAGAAAGTGACCTATTTCGTGGGTTACGACTATCCCTACTGGTGGTGGTACTATCCCTATTACTGGACGCCCGGTTACTGGGGCGACTGGGCCGGCTGGCACTATCCCTACAGCGTTTACTACGGATATACGGCCGGTTCGCTGCTCGTGGAGATGATGAATCTCGAAGCCGATCAAGAGAGCGGCAAGAAGCTGCCCGTGATCTGGGACAGCTTCATCGGCGGGCTGCTGACCTCGTCGGAGGAGCTGAACCAGCAGCGCACGGTGGACGCCGTGCAACAGGCTTTCGATCAGTCGCCTTATCTGAAAAAATAA
- the polA gene encoding DNA polymerase I produces MKKLFLVDAYALIFKYYYAFLGRPMRNRAGMNTSVVFGFVKFLRDIQKRERPDLLGVAFDPKGGSFRREVFPEYKANRAETPEDILLSVPYVKRVLEAMCIPILEVEGYEADDVIGTLSQKGVEAGYEVFMVTPDKDYGQLVRDNCKIYKQKGADGSIEIVDRDSIREKYGIDDPVLVRDILALWGDASDNIPGVPGIGEKSACKLVQEWGTVENILDNVSKIKGKQGEKIAAWGDKLRLAKHLTTICLDVPIPFRPEDLTVCDPHIDELKAVFAELDFKAFMNDLTNLAPPEALPEGPRQEAQTQLAEMARAKSAAAKRAALVGQGNLFGDPVVEMPAASDVPAAELQAEAMQFKTAQTTPHDYRLVEDAAQLRDVVDEVGKYEEFCFDTETTGFDIFNDRIVGMSLAVKPFEAWYIPFKEENTAEYAEIVRPLFENDRIAKIGQNIKFDLMVLRQLGLEIRGRKYDTMILHYLLDPESRHNMNALAEKYLNYKPIEIETLIGKGSKQLTMDLVNVERVKEYAAEDADVTLRLKHALYPQIEELGLQHLYFEIEEPMIAVLADIEMAGVRIDSEALAVYSVELSRRLAELEAAIREEAGESQLNINSARQLGEVLFGKMRIAEKPKMTKTKQFCTDEDYLQSFAHKHRIVDLILEYRGVKKLLSTYVEALPQLVNRRTGRIHTSFNQAVTATGRLSSTNPNLQNIPVREEMGRRIRRAFIPSDEEHLLLSADYSQVELRLMAHLSGDESLIAAFAHGEDIHAATAAKLFNKTLGEVTSEERRRAKTANFGIIYGISAFGLSQRLEIPRKEAKEIIDGYFASYPKVQEYMDNVVAKAKEEGFVSTIFGRRRYLNDIASHNAIARGLAERNAVNAPIQGSAADIMKIAMINVHRRFAAEGIRSKVILQVHDELVVDMLRSEQERVVAIVTEAMESAAALKVRLVVDYGVGGNWLEAH; encoded by the coding sequence ATGAAAAAACTTTTTCTCGTTGACGCCTATGCGTTGATCTTCAAGTATTACTATGCTTTTCTGGGCCGTCCGATGCGCAACCGCGCGGGCATGAACACCTCGGTGGTGTTCGGCTTCGTCAAGTTCCTGCGCGACATTCAGAAGCGCGAACGGCCCGACCTGCTGGGCGTGGCGTTCGACCCCAAGGGCGGCAGTTTCCGCCGCGAGGTTTTTCCGGAGTACAAGGCCAACCGCGCCGAGACTCCCGAAGACATCCTGCTTTCGGTTCCTTATGTGAAACGGGTGCTGGAGGCGATGTGCATTCCGATTCTGGAGGTCGAAGGCTACGAGGCCGACGACGTGATCGGCACCCTGTCGCAGAAGGGCGTCGAAGCCGGTTACGAGGTCTTCATGGTGACCCCCGACAAGGACTACGGCCAGCTGGTGCGCGACAACTGTAAGATTTACAAGCAGAAAGGCGCGGACGGAAGCATCGAGATCGTGGACCGCGATTCGATCCGCGAGAAGTACGGCATCGACGATCCGGTCCTTGTGCGCGACATCCTCGCGTTGTGGGGCGACGCTTCGGACAACATTCCCGGCGTGCCGGGCATCGGCGAGAAGAGCGCCTGCAAACTGGTGCAGGAGTGGGGAACGGTGGAGAACATCCTCGACAACGTGTCGAAGATCAAGGGCAAGCAGGGCGAGAAAATCGCCGCGTGGGGCGATAAACTGCGTCTCGCCAAGCACCTGACCACGATCTGTCTCGACGTGCCGATTCCCTTCCGGCCTGAGGACCTTACGGTCTGCGATCCCCATATCGACGAACTCAAGGCCGTTTTCGCAGAACTGGATTTCAAGGCGTTTATGAACGACCTGACGAACCTCGCCCCTCCCGAAGCCCTGCCCGAAGGTCCCCGGCAGGAGGCGCAGACGCAGCTGGCCGAGATGGCCCGCGCCAAGTCGGCGGCCGCGAAACGGGCCGCGCTGGTCGGTCAGGGCAACCTCTTCGGCGACCCGGTCGTGGAGATGCCTGCGGCGTCGGACGTTCCCGCCGCCGAATTGCAGGCCGAAGCGATGCAGTTCAAGACGGCGCAGACCACGCCTCACGACTACAGACTCGTGGAGGACGCCGCGCAGCTGCGCGACGTGGTGGACGAAGTCGGGAAATACGAAGAGTTCTGCTTCGACACCGAGACGACGGGATTCGACATCTTCAACGACCGCATCGTCGGCATGTCGCTGGCTGTGAAGCCTTTCGAAGCGTGGTACATTCCTTTCAAGGAGGAGAATACGGCGGAATACGCCGAAATCGTGCGGCCGCTTTTCGAAAACGACCGGATCGCCAAGATCGGCCAGAATATCAAGTTCGACCTGATGGTCCTGCGGCAGCTGGGACTCGAAATCCGGGGCCGCAAGTACGATACGATGATCCTGCACTACCTGCTCGATCCCGAATCGCGCCACAACATGAACGCCCTTGCGGAGAAATACCTCAACTACAAGCCGATCGAGATCGAAACCCTGATCGGCAAAGGCTCCAAGCAGCTGACGATGGATCTGGTGAACGTCGAGCGCGTCAAGGAGTACGCCGCCGAGGACGCCGACGTCACGCTGCGGCTCAAGCATGCGCTCTATCCGCAGATCGAAGAGCTTGGCCTGCAACACCTCTATTTCGAAATCGAGGAGCCGATGATCGCCGTGCTGGCCGACATCGAGATGGCGGGCGTGCGGATCGACTCCGAGGCGCTGGCCGTCTATTCCGTGGAGCTGAGCCGCAGGCTGGCCGAGCTGGAGGCCGCGATTCGCGAGGAGGCCGGCGAATCGCAGCTCAACATCAACTCGGCGCGTCAGCTGGGCGAGGTGCTGTTCGGCAAAATGCGCATCGCCGAGAAGCCCAAGATGACCAAAACCAAGCAGTTCTGCACCGATGAGGATTACCTGCAGTCTTTTGCGCACAAACACCGCATCGTCGATCTGATCCTCGAATACCGGGGTGTCAAGAAACTCCTTTCGACCTATGTCGAGGCGCTGCCCCAGCTGGTCAACCGCCGTACGGGACGCATACACACCTCTTTCAATCAGGCTGTTACCGCTACGGGGCGCCTTTCGTCCACGAATCCCAACCTGCAGAATATCCCCGTGCGCGAAGAGATGGGCCGCCGCATCCGCAGGGCGTTCATCCCCTCCGACGAGGAGCATCTGCTGCTCTCGGCCGACTACAGTCAGGTCGAACTGCGGCTGATGGCGCATCTTTCGGGCGACGAATCGCTGATCGCGGCCTTTGCGCACGGCGAGGACATCCACGCCGCGACGGCCGCCAAACTGTTCAACAAAACCCTCGGCGAAGTGACCTCCGAGGAGCGCCGCCGCGCCAAGACCGCTAATTTCGGCATCATCTACGGCATTTCGGCCTTCGGCCTGAGCCAGCGGCTGGAGATTCCCCGCAAGGAGGCCAAAGAGATTATCGACGGCTACTTCGCATCCTATCCCAAGGTGCAGGAGTATATGGACAACGTGGTTGCCAAGGCCAAGGAAGAGGGCTTCGTCTCGACGATTTTCGGCCGGCGCCGCTACCTCAACGACATCGCTTCGCACAACGCCATCGCCCGCGGCCTTGCCGAGCGAAACGCCGTGAACGCTCCGATTCAAGGCTCTGCGGCCGACATCATGAAGATCGCCATGATCAACGTACACCGCCGTTTCGCCGCTGAAGGCATCCGCTCGAAGGTGATCCTGCAGGTGCATGACGAACTGGTCGTCGATATGCTCCGCTCCGAGCAGGAGCGCGTCGTGGCCATCGTCACCGAAGCCATGGAGTCCGCCGCCGCGCTCAAAGTCCGTCTGGTGGTGGATTACGGCGTGGGCGGCAACTGGCTCGAAGCGCATTGA